The Sphaerochaeta globosa str. Buddy region GTCCGTCGGCAATAAGGCACATGAAACCGGCTCGTTTTGCTTGGGCGATGAGAGCCTCCAGCATCTGAAGGAACAAACCTTTGTTGACCCAGTAACAACTTCCCTCCAGCCTTTGATGAGGTTTGGTGGCGTCGCTGAGGTCCATGCCTATCAACGTCGTTTCTTCCAAAGCGGTCTCAATTCGGTCGGGTCCGAGATAGAGAGGAGGGAATACTATGCCTCCAAACGCTCTCGCAGCACGGGCAAACACACCATCGGCCTGCAAGGCATCGGCTCCCAATACATTGTGTAGTCCATGCCACTCCAACGTACCCAAAGGGATGTAGCCGACCGGATGCTCTTTCAATCTCTTTGAAAAAGCCGGAATGCTCAAATATGCATAGTGTACACACTCATTCATGGGAGAGCCTCCGTTTCATCGCCTCCTTGTTACGATACATGGCATTGTCCGCAGCAATGTATGTGTTGAACAGATTGTCAATACACGTTTCACACCACGAAAAACCTGATGCGAGGGAGAGGGGAATCGTCCTGCCGGTGTTGGCCATCTGAATCTGTGCATCCAACAACGAAAGAGCACGCTCAACATCGTTATTGTCATTTCTGGTGCTGATGACGGCAAACTCATCACCACCAACGCGGTAAACCTTGCCGAGGCCACGGAAACATCGCTCGATTAAGGCACTGGCATGCACCAATACCTCATCACCGGCTTTATGCCCCCATGTATCGTTGGCTTGCTTGAGGAAGTTGACATCCAGAACCACGATGGAGGCAGCATCTTTTCGGGAATGCTGCAGGTCCAAAATGTCACG contains the following coding sequences:
- a CDS encoding creatininase family protein, which encodes MNECVHYAYLSIPAFSKRLKEHPVGYIPLGTLEWHGLHNVLGADALQADGVFARAARAFGGIVFPPLYLGPDRIETALEETTLIGMDLSDATKPHQRLEGSCYWVNKGLFLQMLEALIAQAKRAGFMCLIADGHGPSRKAWAEMAPLWEKQYDIILLSSLNDFEAQTFLTQQDHAGRNETSVMMALYPDLVDLGRIEDAGGAWPLGVKGEDPRLSDAAYGEFLIQTTVDAIGGKLLELGL